The Haloplanus natans DSM 17983 DNA segment TCGTCGCGGCGGTTTTCGTCGTCGCCTACGGCAACGTCGGCGCACGCGCCGTCGAGCGACTGTGGAGCGATCCCGGTCGATCGGTCGCCGGCTTCAGCCTCGCGGCCTTCCTCGCCGCGCTGATCGGTCAGGTGGTCGTCGGGTGGAACCTCGGCGCCGTCCCGTCGCCGGCGGCCGTCGTCTTCCTCGCCGCCGCTGGCGCCCTCGTCGCCGCGCTCCTGCGGTCGATGCTCTACGAGCGCGACGACCCAATCGTGATGCTCTCGACCGGCCTCCTGCTGTGGCTGTTCGACACCATCGGCGTCGAATCCGGGGTGGTGGAGGTGAGCGTCGCGCTCTTCCTGACCGTCGCCCTCGGCTACGTCTCCTACCGGACCGGCACCGCGTCGGTGCCGGGGATGGTGACCGGCGTCCTCCTGGGCCTGCTCACCATCGTCTTCGGCGGCGTCGGCTGGTTCGCCGTCCTCATCGCCTTCTTCGGCATCGGCGGCCTCTCCGCGAAGTATCGGTACGAGGAAAAGAGCGAACGCGGCGTCGCCGAGGACAACGAGGGCGCCCGTGGCAGCGGGAACGTCCTAGGGAACGCCGCCGTTGCCCTCGTTGCCGTCATCGGCTTCGCCGCCAGTACGGGTATGGGCGTCGATCCGGCGCTTTTCCGGTTTGCGTTTACCGGCTCGCTCGCCGCCGCGATGAGCGATACGCTCTCCAGCGAAATCGGCGTCCTCTTCGACCGTCCACGCCTCATCACGACGCTCGAACACGTCGACCCCGGCACCGACGGCGGGGTCACGTGGCAGGGCTACGTCATCGGCGTCGT contains these protein-coding regions:
- a CDS encoding DUF92 domain-containing protein encodes the protein MTSTLRRAGGFAAVGTLALAAPELGRAAAAPFAIVALLAAFVVDEGPVFELFARPQDRRDGRLNGLAGFALAATGLAVLATAPRESMPTTVFVAAVFVVAYGNVGARAVERLWSDPGRSVAGFSLAAFLAALIGQVVVGWNLGAVPSPAAVVFLAAAGALVAALLRSMLYERDDPIVMLSTGLLLWLFDTIGVESGVVEVSVALFLTVALGYVSYRTGTASVPGMVTGVLLGLLTIVFGGVGWFAVLIAFFGIGGLSAKYRYEEKSERGVAEDNEGARGSGNVLGNAAVALVAVIGFAASTGMGVDPALFRFAFTGSLAAAMSDTLSSEIGVLFDRPRLITTLEHVDPGTDGGVTWQGYVIGVVGAGIVAAVSVTIFTFEAPRLAALAIVGGGIAGMTVDSVLGATLEGGRVGNQTVNFFGTLAGAVVSAALALLLL